The following are encoded in a window of Clostridium thermarum genomic DNA:
- a CDS encoding alpha-glucuronidase family glycosyl hydrolase yields MLKFEKMSKNYGSMYNCWLNYKKCTNSELKEQYRKVCGHIVVNDNSEIVHTAVEELKSALKEIMDIDPVITDKKLTSSYLFIGTADDAKSFKLGIEVNDNLVKGSFLVKNIREANYISLNIIGKDDVGVLYGVFNFIKAMSMGKELSQVDTLEIPRNQLRMINHWDNISGEIERGYAGKSFFFSDNKIVKDMSRIKDYAALLASIGINGVSINNVNVHKLETKFITEEYLADIEPIADVFRTYGIKTYLSINFAAPIEVGGLSTADPLDEGVKQWWKNAADTIYKYIPDFGGFVVKADSEFRPGPYTYGRNHAEGANVLAEALKPYGGLVIWRCFVYNCLLDWRDRTKDRAKAAYDNFITLDGQFMDNVILQVKNGPMDFQIREAVSPLFGAMEKTNMILEFQAAQEYTGQQKHVCYLLPMWKEVLDFDTYARGKGSLVSKVVDGSLFNSKYGGITAVSNLGDSECWTGHPLAQANFYGLGRIAWNPELSSEEIAEEWVKLTFGSDSEVVEKVVSILMQSREVYEKYTSPLGIGWMVYPHHHYGPSVEGYEYTPWGTYHYADWKGIGVDRTVATGTGFTAQYHEPVASMYENIETCPEELLLFFHHVDYTYKLKSGKTLIQHIYDTHFEGVEKVEEFTEAWKSLEDKIDEDTFKLVSDKFNIQLKDSIEWRDVINTYFYRRTGIKDAHGRKIYY; encoded by the coding sequence ATGTTGAAATTTGAGAAGATGTCGAAGAATTATGGTAGTATGTATAACTGCTGGTTAAACTATAAAAAGTGCACTAATTCTGAGCTAAAAGAACAATACAGAAAGGTATGCGGTCATATAGTGGTTAATGACAATAGTGAGATTGTGCATACAGCTGTAGAAGAGTTAAAGAGTGCACTTAAGGAAATAATGGATATAGATCCAGTTATAACAGATAAAAAATTGACTTCATCCTACTTGTTTATTGGTACTGCAGATGATGCCAAAAGTTTTAAATTAGGGATAGAAGTGAATGATAATTTAGTTAAGGGAAGTTTTTTAGTAAAGAATATTAGAGAAGCAAATTATATAAGTCTTAATATTATTGGAAAAGATGATGTAGGAGTCCTATATGGAGTATTTAATTTTATTAAGGCAATGAGTATGGGAAAGGAACTTTCTCAAGTTGATACACTGGAAATCCCAAGAAATCAGCTCAGGATGATCAACCACTGGGACAATATAAGTGGAGAGATAGAAAGAGGATATGCTGGTAAGTCTTTTTTCTTCAGTGATAATAAGATTGTAAAAGATATGAGCCGTATTAAAGACTATGCAGCACTGCTTGCTTCAATAGGTATTAACGGTGTATCTATTAATAATGTTAACGTTCACAAACTTGAAACGAAGTTTATTACTGAAGAATATTTAGCTGATATAGAACCAATTGCTGATGTTTTTAGAACTTATGGCATCAAGACTTATCTAAGCATAAATTTTGCTGCGCCCATAGAAGTAGGGGGATTATCAACCGCTGATCCACTTGATGAAGGAGTTAAGCAGTGGTGGAAGAATGCAGCGGATACAATATACAAATATATACCTGACTTTGGTGGATTTGTTGTTAAAGCTGATTCGGAATTCAGACCTGGACCCTATACTTACGGAAGAAATCATGCAGAGGGAGCAAACGTTCTAGCGGAGGCATTAAAACCTTATGGAGGGCTGGTAATTTGGAGATGCTTTGTTTATAACTGCCTTCTTGACTGGAGAGACAGGACAAAGGATAGAGCCAAGGCAGCTTATGACAATTTTATAACCTTAGATGGCCAGTTTATGGATAATGTAATACTTCAGGTGAAGAATGGTCCAATGGACTTCCAGATAAGAGAGGCTGTATCACCGTTATTCGGAGCTATGGAAAAAACCAATATGATATTGGAATTCCAGGCTGCTCAAGAATATACCGGACAGCAGAAGCATGTATGCTATCTTCTGCCAATGTGGAAAGAGGTATTAGACTTTGATACCTATGCAAGGGGAAAAGGATCCCTTGTAAGCAAGGTAGTAGATGGAAGTTTATTTAACAGCAAATATGGCGGAATTACCGCAGTATCAAACCTTGGAGACAGTGAATGTTGGACAGGACACCCTCTAGCCCAGGCGAACTTTTATGGATTGGGAAGGATAGCTTGGAATCCCGAATTAAGTTCTGAAGAGATAGCAGAAGAATGGGTGAAGTTAACCTTTGGCAGTGACTCTGAAGTGGTAGAAAAAGTAGTTTCTATACTGATGCAGTCCAGAGAGGTCTATGAGAAATATACAAGCCCTCTTGGAATAGGCTGGATGGTATATCCGCATCATCACTATGGTCCAAGTGTAGAAGGCTATGAATATACTCCATGGGGAACTTATCATTATGCAGATTGGAAAGGTATTGGTGTGGACAGAACTGTAGCCACAGGTACTGGCTTTACTGCACAGTATCATGAGCCGGTAGCAAGCATGTATGAGAATATAGAAACTTGTCCGGAAGAACTGCTGCTATTCTTCCATCATGTGGATTATACTTATAAGCTTAAGAGTGGGAAAACACTTATACAGCATATATACGATACCCACTTTGAAGGTGTGGAAAAGGTTGAAGAGTTTACAGAAGCTTGGAAATCCCTAGAGGATAAGATAGACGAAGATACATTTAAGCTGGTCAGCGATAAGTTTAATATACAGCTTAAGGATTCTATAGAATGGAGAGATGTTATAAATACCTACTTCTATAGAAGAACCGGCATTAAGGATGCACATGGCAGGAAGATATATTACTAA
- a CDS encoding Nif3-like dinuclear metal center hexameric protein has protein sequence MRITVQNVIDALTNPPILMNSTVDHLLFGDPTARVTGVAVTFLATQEVIEKAKASGLNMIVSHEGIFYSHWGKTDGLKNDQVYLQKLRTIQDYGISIFRYHDYIHRFMPDGITRGLLQCLDWKKYEVENLPAASIVEIPPTTLQEVIKHVKERLGIKYVRFMGDPSSRCSRIGMLVGYRGGGELVVPLFTEKNLDMVIYGEGPEWETPEYIRDAVYQKRQKSLLVVGHAESEMPGMKYLADWLQERFPDIPVHFIPQEPVFQIG, from the coding sequence ATGAGAATAACGGTTCAGAATGTAATAGATGCGCTTACAAATCCTCCAATTCTGATGAATAGTACCGTTGACCATCTACTCTTTGGTGATCCTACTGCAAGGGTGACAGGAGTCGCCGTTACCTTTTTGGCAACACAAGAGGTTATCGAAAAAGCAAAAGCTTCAGGCTTGAATATGATCGTGTCCCATGAAGGTATCTTCTACAGCCATTGGGGCAAAACTGACGGCCTGAAGAATGATCAGGTATACCTTCAGAAATTGCGGACTATTCAGGATTATGGTATTTCTATTTTCCGGTACCATGATTACATTCATAGATTTATGCCAGATGGTATAACCCGGGGACTACTACAATGTTTGGACTGGAAAAAGTATGAGGTTGAAAATCTTCCAGCTGCATCCATCGTGGAAATTCCCCCAACTACTCTTCAGGAAGTTATAAAACATGTTAAAGAGCGCCTAGGTATCAAATATGTCCGTTTTATGGGAGACCCATCTTCCCGCTGCAGCCGAATAGGTATGCTGGTTGGCTACAGAGGCGGGGGCGAATTGGTAGTACCTCTGTTTACAGAGAAAAACCTTGATATGGTAATCTATGGTGAAGGCCCGGAATGGGAAACACCAGAATATATAAGAGACGCTGTTTATCAAAAAAGACAAAAATCCCTATTGGTTGTAGGTCATGCAGAAAGTGAAATGCCAGGCATGAAATATTTAGCTGATTGGCTTCAGGAAAGGTTTCCTGATATTCCGGTTCATTTTATCCCTCAGGAGCCAGTGTTTCAAATTGGCTAG